CAAATGATGTATTGGCAAAAACTAATCTCCAACAAACGGCTCGGGCAGGAAGACCGACACGCACTAAGACACGACGACAGGTCGGAATTCAAGCGGGACAGCGACCGTTTGATTTATTCTGCGCCTTTCCGTAGGCTTCAAAACAAGACACAGGTGTTCCCTTTACCGGGTAGTGTCTTCGTTCATAACCGACTGACGCATTCGCTCGAAGTGGCTTCTTTGGGCAAATCGCTGGGCGACGACGTGGCAAGACAGCTCGTAAAGAAGCATCCTGAACTGTCAGGGACGCTCTTTGAAGAGATAGGAACCATCGTTCAGACGGCCTGCTACGCCCACGATATGGGAAATCCTCCGTTCGGACATAGTGGAGAAAAAGCCATTCAGGCATTTTTCACGGAAGGCCCGGGACGAGATATTCAGGCGAAAGTAAGTCCGAGGTTTTGGTCTGACATAACACACTTTGAAGGAAATGCGAATGCTTTCCGACTTCTCACACACAAATTCCTCGGACGGCGGGAAGGAGGTTTCGTAATGACGTATTCCACGTTGGCGAGCATTGTGAAATATCCTTTCTCTTCTGCGCTTGCAGGCAGCCACGGCAAGTTCGGATTCTTTGAAACGGAAGCTGAAACGTACAGGAAGATTGCCGATGAATTGGGCATTATCTGCAGAAAAACCTCAGAAAATGGTTTTGAATACATGCGCCATCCACTCGTTTATCTGATGGAAGCTGCCGATGATATCTGCTATGAGATTATGGACATCGAGGATTCACACAAACTTAAACTGCTTTCATTTGAGGAAACGTCTGAACTGTTGCTTGGATTCTTCGACGAGGAAACGAAGAAGAAAATCAGAGATCGCATTGTAGAGGAAGGTGTAACCGACAAGAACGAGCAAATAGTGTATTTCAGAGCCTGCGCCGTAGGCCGACTCGAAGCTGATTGCGTGAATGTCTTTGTTGAGAATGAGGAAGCCATCCTCAACGGTACGTTTGAAGGTTCACTCATCGACCATATTCCGGAACTTCAAAGAAAAAACTATAAGCATTGCTCAAAGGTTTCTATCGAGAAGATCTACCGAAGCAAAACCGTCTTGGACGTGGAATTGTCGGGTTACAAGATTATGGAAACACTGATGGAAGCAC
The Prevotella sp. HUN102 genome window above contains:
- the dgt gene encoding dGTP triphosphohydrolase; this encodes MYWQKLISNKRLGQEDRHALRHDDRSEFKRDSDRLIYSAPFRRLQNKTQVFPLPGSVFVHNRLTHSLEVASLGKSLGDDVARQLVKKHPELSGTLFEEIGTIVQTACYAHDMGNPPFGHSGEKAIQAFFTEGPGRDIQAKVSPRFWSDITHFEGNANAFRLLTHKFLGRREGGFVMTYSTLASIVKYPFSSALAGSHGKFGFFETEAETYRKIADELGIICRKTSENGFEYMRHPLVYLMEAADDICYEIMDIEDSHKLKLLSFEETSELLLGFFDEETKKKIRDRIVEEGVTDKNEQIVYFRACAVGRLEADCVNVFVENEEAILNGTFEGSLIDHIPELQRKNYKHCSKVSIEKIYRSKTVLDVELSGYKIMETLMEALIGAAVEPEKFHSKQLIRRFSSQYDIQNPNLEDRIMAVIDYISGMTDIYALDIYQKINGISLPIV